The Terriglobia bacterium genome includes a window with the following:
- a CDS encoding bifunctional aldolase/short-chain dehydrogenase, whose product MKSRWNDAEAAKYVAEYGTAWGEGLALRTYTSRLIGQEQDVVLHGGGNTSVKGKWRNAWGEPMAAVFVKASGCDLAKITPEGHAPLDLDYLRRLRTLASLSDERMANEFRTHLLDCRAPNPSIETLAHAFLPAKYVDHTHADAILALTNQTGGTERVREALGEKIIVLPYVRPGFDLAKEAIKVLEASPDAVGMVWRQHGLVTWGETARESYERTIELVDAAERYLEEKAKRRLTVQVSTPAETAAARLERVAPIVRGLLAEASGDENRPWRRVILNALTEREVLEFVDSAEGKLLALTPPLTSDHLIRTKGLPLWIESPDYNDLAKLRGQIASALEDYVKAYDGYFERHAGKLAQGVERRDPYPRVVLMPGLGALCAGRNGRASRIARDITAHTLEVKRKIAAMGQYEGLGEEHLFEMEYHMLQEAKLNGNGGKRALERQVAVVTGAAGAIGSAIAERLLEAGCQVALTDLAGETLERLGEELKAKFEDQAISLHMDVTEQESVRRAMGAVVRQWGGVDLVVVNAGLAHAAKLEEMELEAFRRLERVNVEGTLNVLAEAGRHFKLQQTGGDVVMVSTKNVFAPGVGFGAYSATKAAAHQLARIASLELALLGVRVNMVAPDAVFAHGSRRSGLWATVGPERMRARGLDEQGLEEYYRQRNLLKTRVTAADVARAVMFFATRQTPTTGATLPVDGGLPDATPR is encoded by the coding sequence TTGAAGAGCCGATGGAATGACGCGGAAGCGGCGAAGTATGTGGCGGAGTACGGGACCGCCTGGGGCGAAGGCCTGGCCCTGCGGACCTACACCAGCAGGCTGATCGGGCAGGAGCAGGACGTGGTCTTGCACGGGGGCGGGAACACCTCGGTGAAGGGGAAGTGGCGGAACGCCTGGGGAGAGCCGATGGCGGCGGTCTTCGTCAAGGCGTCGGGATGCGATCTCGCGAAGATCACGCCGGAAGGCCATGCGCCGCTCGATCTCGACTACCTGCGGCGGCTCCGGACGCTGGCCAGCCTCTCGGACGAGCGGATGGCGAACGAATTTCGGACGCACCTGCTCGACTGCCGCGCTCCGAATCCCTCGATTGAAACGCTGGCGCACGCCTTTCTACCGGCGAAATACGTGGATCACACTCACGCGGACGCCATCCTGGCGTTGACGAACCAGACGGGGGGGACCGAACGGGTGCGGGAGGCGCTGGGCGAAAAAATAATTGTTCTGCCTTACGTGCGGCCAGGGTTTGATCTGGCGAAGGAAGCGATTAAGGTGCTGGAGGCATCGCCTGATGCAGTGGGCATGGTGTGGAGGCAGCATGGGCTGGTGACGTGGGGAGAGACGGCGCGGGAATCCTACGAAAGGACGATCGAGCTGGTGGATGCGGCGGAGCGCTATCTGGAGGAGAAGGCGAAGCGCCGGCTGACGGTGCAAGTCTCGACGCCCGCCGAAACCGCGGCAGCCCGCCTGGAGCGGGTGGCGCCCATCGTACGGGGGCTGCTGGCAGAAGCGTCAGGGGATGAGAACCGGCCATGGCGGCGGGTAATTTTGAACGCTCTGACGGAGCGCGAGGTGCTGGAGTTTGTGGATTCGGCGGAAGGGAAGCTGCTGGCGCTGACGCCGCCGCTGACTTCCGATCATTTGATCCGCACCAAGGGCCTGCCGCTCTGGATCGAGTCGCCCGATTACAACGATCTGGCGAAACTGCGGGGGCAGATAGCGAGCGCCCTCGAGGATTACGTGAAGGCCTACGATGGGTATTTCGAGCGGCACGCGGGCAAGCTGGCGCAAGGAGTGGAAAGGCGCGACCCGTATCCGCGAGTGGTGCTGATGCCGGGGCTGGGAGCCCTGTGCGCGGGGCGGAACGGCAGGGCCAGCCGGATTGCGCGGGACATCACGGCGCATACTCTCGAGGTGAAGAGGAAGATTGCGGCGATGGGCCAGTATGAGGGGCTGGGGGAAGAGCACCTGTTCGAAATGGAATACCACATGCTGCAAGAAGCCAAACTGAACGGCAATGGCGGGAAGCGCGCGCTGGAGCGGCAGGTGGCTGTGGTTACTGGGGCGGCGGGAGCAATCGGGTCGGCGATAGCTGAGAGGCTGCTCGAGGCCGGCTGCCAGGTGGCGCTGACGGACCTGGCCGGCGAGACTCTGGAGCGCCTCGGGGAAGAGTTGAAAGCGAAGTTCGAAGACCAGGCCATCAGCCTGCACATGGACGTGACGGAGCAGGAATCGGTGCGCCGCGCGATGGGAGCGGTGGTCCGGCAGTGGGGGGGAGTGGACCTGGTGGTGGTGAACGCGGGGCTGGCGCACGCGGCAAAGCTGGAGGAGATGGAACTGGAGGCGTTCCGGAGATTGGAGCGAGTGAACGTGGAAGGGACGCTGAACGTGCTGGCGGAGGCGGGGCGGCATTTCAAACTTCAGCAGACGGGCGGGGATGTGGTGATGGTTTCGACGAAGAACGTGTTTGCGCCGGGAGTGGGCTTTGGGGCGTACAGCGCGACCAAGGCGGCGGCGCACCAGTTGGCGCGGATCGCCAGCCTGGAGTTGGCCCTGCTGGGAGTGCGAGTCAACATGGTGGCGCCGGACGCGGTGTTCGCGCACGGCAGCAGAAGGTCAGGATTGTGGGCGACGGTGGGTCCGGAGCGGATGCGGGCGCGAGGGTTGGACGAACAGGGACTGGAGGAATACTATCGCCAGCGGAACCTGCTGAAGACGCGGGTAACGGCAGCAGACGTGGCTCGGGCGGTGATGTTCTTCGCCACCCGCCAGACCCCCACCACCGGCGCCACTCTGCCCGTGGATGGCGGCCTCCCCGACGCCACCCCAAGGTAA
- a CDS encoding ribulose-phosphate 3-epimerase, with amino-acid sequence MGSSLEQLRRKAPTLSVGILTADLLDLGSELRLLEQEGARMVHVDVMDGVYCPWMTAGPPLVKAIKTPMLKDVHLMIEEPLGKVREYVEAGADIVTVHPDASAHPHRVLQELGGMENVNDRERGIIRGVALNPGMPLETLNPLLEEIEMVLLLGVNPGWSGQKFAASTFGRIQQVRKTIEASGKEILICVDGGITRDNAAEIASTGVDLVVAGSAIFDGRAARENARMMLQAVGSAKG; translated from the coding sequence ATGGGAAGCAGCCTGGAACAGTTGCGCAGAAAAGCTCCGACGCTGAGTGTTGGAATTTTGACGGCGGACCTGCTGGACCTCGGATCGGAGCTGCGGCTGCTCGAACAAGAGGGCGCGCGGATGGTGCACGTGGACGTGATGGACGGCGTTTACTGCCCGTGGATGACGGCGGGGCCGCCGCTGGTGAAAGCCATCAAGACCCCAATGCTGAAAGATGTACACCTGATGATCGAGGAGCCGCTGGGGAAGGTGCGGGAATACGTGGAAGCGGGAGCGGACATCGTGACGGTCCATCCGGACGCCTCGGCGCATCCGCACCGGGTGCTGCAGGAGCTGGGCGGGATGGAGAACGTCAACGACCGCGAGCGAGGGATCATTCGCGGCGTCGCCTTGAATCCCGGGATGCCGCTTGAAACCCTGAATCCGTTGCTGGAAGAAATCGAAATGGTGCTGCTGCTAGGGGTGAACCCTGGGTGGAGCGGCCAGAAGTTCGCCGCCTCGACCTTCGGACGCATTCAGCAGGTGAGAAAGACCATCGAGGCGTCCGGAAAAGAGATTCTGATCTGCGTAGATGGCGGAATTACCAGGGACAATGCAGCGGAGATAGCGAGCACCGGCGTGGACCTGGTGGTGGCAGGCAGCGCAATCTTTGACGGCAGGGCGGCGCGGGAGAACGCCCGGATGATGCTGCAGGCGGTGGGGTCCGCAAAGGGGTAG
- the lsrF gene encoding 3-hydroxy-5-phosphonooxypentane-2,4-dione thiolase encodes MADLEGKGEAKNFYPEVEARQEAFFLKGSGALDWGMQNRLARIFNPASGRTVMLAIDHGYFQGPTTGLERVDLNIVPLLPYANALMLTRGMLRSTIPASFGGGVVLRASGGPSILKELSNEQIAVDIEDCVRLNVAAMAVQVFVGGEYESQTVHNLTRLVDAGNRHGIVTLGVTAVGKELTRDARYLRLACRICAELGAQVVKTYYIGEGFETVTASCPVPVVMAGGKKVAELDALKMAYRAISEGAAGVDMGRNIFQSEAPAAMIQAVGKVVHESMKPEHAYEFYQTLRRQKGVEAAAGR; translated from the coding sequence ATGGCAGATCTGGAAGGCAAGGGCGAGGCGAAGAATTTCTATCCCGAAGTGGAAGCGCGTCAAGAGGCGTTTTTTCTGAAGGGATCGGGAGCCCTGGACTGGGGGATGCAGAACCGGCTGGCGCGGATCTTCAATCCGGCGTCGGGGCGCACGGTGATGCTGGCGATCGACCACGGGTACTTCCAGGGGCCGACGACGGGCCTCGAGCGGGTGGACCTGAACATCGTGCCGCTGCTGCCCTACGCGAACGCCCTGATGCTGACGCGAGGAATGCTGCGCTCGACGATTCCGGCTTCTTTTGGCGGCGGAGTGGTGCTGCGGGCGAGCGGCGGGCCAAGCATCCTGAAGGAGCTTTCAAACGAGCAGATTGCGGTGGACATCGAAGACTGCGTGCGGTTGAACGTGGCGGCGATGGCGGTGCAGGTGTTTGTGGGAGGCGAGTATGAATCACAGACGGTACACAACCTGACGCGCCTGGTGGACGCGGGAAACCGGCACGGGATTGTGACGCTGGGAGTGACGGCGGTGGGTAAAGAGCTGACGCGGGACGCGCGGTATCTGAGATTGGCGTGCCGGATTTGCGCGGAATTGGGTGCGCAGGTGGTGAAGACGTACTACATTGGGGAAGGATTTGAGACGGTGACGGCATCGTGCCCGGTGCCGGTGGTGATGGCAGGCGGCAAGAAGGTCGCCGAACTGGACGCTCTGAAGATGGCCTATCGCGCCATCTCCGAGGGAGCGGCGGGAGTGGACATGGGAAGAAACATCTTCCAGTCGGAGGCGCCGGCGGCGATGATCCAGGCAGTGGGGAAGGTGGTACACGAGTCGATGAAGCCGGAACACGCTTACGAGTTTTACCAGACGCTGCGGCGCCAGAAGGGCGTTGAAGCCGCGGCGGGGCGGTAA
- a CDS encoding SDR family oxidoreductase produces the protein MDFKGKVAIVTGGGSGIGKACAQEFIERNAAVAVVDRDVKSGAKTAVELKRKGGKAEFFHLDVASASEIEKVAPEIVSAFGGIDILVNNAGIQRYGTVTTVSEKEWDEVLNINLKGAFLMSKYAIPQMIERGGGAIVITGSVQSVAAQRNSVHYVVSKHGLLGLTRSIALDYGKQNIRANCVLPGAIDTPMLHWAANLDSHPENVLEACNSVHLRGKMGRPEEVAHVIVFLASDLASFMTGSAVMVEGGLLVPVGGMAFQESGTGSTKA, from the coding sequence ATGGACTTCAAGGGAAAGGTTGCGATTGTAACGGGCGGCGGCTCGGGCATCGGGAAGGCCTGCGCGCAGGAATTTATTGAGCGGAACGCCGCGGTGGCGGTGGTCGATCGCGATGTAAAAAGCGGCGCGAAAACGGCGGTCGAGCTGAAGCGCAAGGGAGGCAAGGCGGAGTTTTTTCATCTCGATGTGGCTTCCGCTTCCGAGATCGAGAAGGTGGCGCCGGAAATCGTCTCCGCTTTCGGCGGCATCGATATTCTTGTGAACAATGCCGGCATTCAGCGATATGGCACCGTCACTACGGTTTCAGAAAAGGAATGGGACGAGGTGCTGAACATCAACCTAAAGGGCGCCTTCCTCATGTCCAAATACGCCATCCCACAAATGATCGAGCGCGGCGGCGGAGCCATCGTGATCACCGGATCGGTGCAATCCGTCGCGGCGCAGCGCAATTCGGTCCATTACGTTGTGAGTAAACATGGCCTTTTGGGACTCACGCGATCGATTGCTCTCGACTACGGAAAGCAGAATATCCGGGCGAACTGCGTTCTTCCCGGCGCCATCGATACTCCGATGCTGCATTGGGCCGCCAACCTCGACAGCCATCCGGAAAACGTGCTGGAAGCCTGCAACAGCGTTCACCTGAGAGGAAAAATGGGGCGGCCGGAGGAGGTGGCGCACGTCATCGTGTTTCTGGCCAGCGACCTCGCCTCGTTTATGACGGGCTCGGCGGTGATGGTGGAAGGCGGGCTGCTTGTTCCCGTGGGCGGAATGGCCTTTCAGGAATCGGGAACAGGTTCAACGAAGGCATAA
- the glgX gene encoding glycogen debranching protein GlgX, translating into MPKDPQTSQSNIPEATEKPATAGPGRRSIPSTEEIAELERLLSLCEVQSVRSGVPFPLGATLRANGVNFAVFSRNATGVRLDFFNRPEDAMPSRSILLNPARNKTGDVWHVWLEGIRPGQFYGYRFAGPYAPQQGHRFNPDKLLVDSCARAIAPVPGRSYRKALGYDPSSPLRDLSYSTFDDAATAPKCVVTHPDFDWQDDQPLRLPWDSTVIYELHVRGFTVHPSSGVAFPGTYHGLIEKIPYLKELGVTAVELMPVQEFNEFHMPRINPQTGKRLRNYWGYDPLNFFSPKASYASVHEEGAQVLEFKEMVRAFHAAGLEVIVDVVFNHTVEGNELGPTVCFRGIDNAIYYWLADDKRHYRDFSGTGQTLNATHPVVRDLILDALRYWVIEMHVDGFRFDLASVLGRDRKGNILSDAPLLERIAEDPILRDAKLIAEAWDAAGAYQVGGFSFHRWAEWNGRYRDDIRKFWRGDEGMAPLFASRITGSQDLYHESGKGPECSINFITCHDGFTMNDLVSYSKKHNEANGEENRDGTDADYSENHGVEGETDDPGVDAVRCRQIKNLLLTLAISRGVPMVLAGDEFRRTQRGNNNAYCQDNEVSWVDWSLLGRNRDVFQFARGVLAFRRAHPVLRREAYYTDGELQWFDPKGQGPDWFDPRQKSLACLVRGENSHELFLMFNADITGTRFVLPAPRSGRWHLSADTTRPTPRNFYTAGAAVLLRNPSSYLVAGRAAAILEAR; encoded by the coding sequence ATGCCGAAAGATCCGCAAACATCCCAATCCAACATTCCTGAAGCGACGGAAAAGCCCGCAACAGCGGGACCCGGCCGCCGGAGCATCCCGAGCACGGAAGAGATTGCCGAACTCGAACGGCTGTTGAGCCTGTGCGAGGTCCAATCAGTGCGGTCAGGCGTCCCCTTCCCGCTGGGGGCGACCCTCCGGGCCAACGGTGTCAACTTTGCAGTCTTCAGCCGCAATGCGACAGGGGTACGCCTGGACTTTTTCAACCGGCCCGAGGACGCCATGCCGTCGCGGTCCATCCTGCTGAACCCGGCCCGGAACAAGACCGGAGATGTGTGGCACGTGTGGCTGGAAGGTATCCGCCCAGGGCAGTTCTATGGGTATCGGTTTGCCGGGCCCTATGCTCCACAGCAGGGACACCGGTTTAATCCTGACAAGCTGTTGGTAGACTCCTGCGCCCGGGCGATTGCGCCCGTCCCCGGCCGAAGCTATCGCAAGGCCCTCGGCTACGATCCTTCCTCGCCTCTTCGGGACCTGTCCTACTCGACTTTCGATGACGCCGCCACGGCCCCCAAATGCGTAGTGACGCACCCTGATTTCGATTGGCAGGATGACCAGCCGCTCCGGCTGCCCTGGGACTCAACCGTCATCTACGAGCTGCACGTGCGGGGCTTTACCGTCCATCCCAGTTCAGGCGTGGCGTTTCCAGGAACATACCACGGCCTGATTGAGAAGATTCCATACCTCAAGGAGCTTGGCGTAACCGCGGTGGAACTGATGCCGGTGCAGGAATTCAATGAGTTTCATATGCCGCGCATCAATCCTCAGACCGGCAAACGCCTGCGCAACTACTGGGGTTACGATCCGCTCAACTTCTTTTCGCCGAAAGCCTCCTACGCAAGCGTACACGAGGAAGGAGCGCAAGTCCTCGAATTCAAGGAGATGGTGCGGGCGTTTCATGCCGCGGGACTGGAGGTGATTGTCGACGTCGTGTTCAACCATACGGTGGAAGGCAATGAGCTGGGGCCGACCGTCTGCTTCCGGGGCATCGACAACGCCATTTACTACTGGCTTGCCGACGACAAACGTCACTACCGCGATTTTTCCGGCACCGGCCAGACGTTGAATGCAACGCATCCCGTGGTGCGCGACCTGATTCTGGACGCCCTGCGGTACTGGGTGATCGAGATGCACGTTGACGGGTTCCGGTTTGATCTGGCGTCAGTGCTGGGGCGGGACCGGAAGGGCAACATCCTTTCCGATGCCCCTCTGCTGGAGCGCATCGCCGAGGACCCGATCCTTCGTGACGCCAAGCTGATAGCCGAGGCGTGGGACGCGGCCGGGGCTTACCAGGTGGGTGGCTTCTCCTTTCATCGCTGGGCTGAGTGGAATGGCCGGTACCGGGATGACATCCGGAAGTTCTGGCGGGGCGACGAGGGGATGGCGCCCTTATTCGCCAGCCGCATCACGGGGAGTCAGGATTTGTACCACGAATCAGGAAAAGGGCCGGAGTGCAGCATCAACTTTATTACCTGTCATGACGGCTTTACCATGAATGACCTGGTCAGCTATTCAAAGAAACATAATGAGGCCAACGGCGAAGAGAACCGTGACGGCACGGATGCAGACTACAGCGAGAACCATGGCGTCGAGGGCGAAACGGACGACCCTGGAGTTGACGCGGTCCGCTGCCGGCAGATTAAGAACCTGCTGCTGACGCTCGCCATCTCCCGCGGCGTGCCGATGGTCCTTGCCGGGGATGAATTCCGCCGGACCCAGCGTGGGAACAACAACGCCTATTGCCAGGACAATGAGGTGAGCTGGGTGGACTGGTCATTGCTCGGACGGAACCGCGACGTCTTTCAATTTGCCCGCGGCGTGCTCGCCTTCCGTCGGGCGCATCCCGTGTTGCGCCGTGAAGCCTACTATACCGACGGGGAGCTGCAGTGGTTTGATCCGAAGGGTCAAGGTCCGGATTGGTTCGATCCGCGCCAGAAATCCCTGGCCTGTCTGGTCCGGGGAGAGAATAGCCACGAACTCTTCCTCATGTTCAATGCTGACATCACTGGAACCAGGTTCGTACTGCCCGCCCCGCGTTCAGGCCGATGGCACCTGTCTGCCGACACCACGCGGCCCACGCCCAGGAATTTTTACACCGCCGGGGCTGCGGTCCTTCTTCGAAATCCCTCGAGTTATCTGGTGGCGGGCAGAGCGGCGGCCATTCTTGAGGCACGCTGA
- a CDS encoding glycogen/starch/alpha-glucan phosphorylase: MERKHVLPKLERSLETLSAASVEDSIRRHVKYSLAKPWRDLSSNDLLTAVSLSVRDLLTERMLETEEYVRAEDFKTLSYISIEFLIGRLLTNNLYNLRAFELYRQACTNLGIDLDAVEEAEGDAALGNGGLGRLAACFLDSLATLEMPAYGYGINYEYGLFKQEIDDGYQQEKPENWLAERSPWEIGRPEEACLVPVYGHIEHALDRDGGYNPMWMGWKVLIGVPYDILISGYGGRVVNILRLYSARSSTVLDMRIFNDGDYFKAVEQKIASETISKVLYPSDAVTAGRELRLVQEYFLAACAVRDTVRRFERNHNDFRRFPEKIAVQLNDTHPALAIAELMRILVDEKALEWWDAWEITRATFAFTNHTLVPEGLERWPVPLLQRVIPRHLQILYEINGRFLEHVSSVYPRDPGLLKRVSLIEESKPQQVRMTNLAMVGSHSINGVSAIHTGLIKTLLVPELYKLWPERFNNKTNGITPRRWLLKANPELASLVTATIGEGWITDLTQLRKLEGRVEDAGFRDEFRKAKAANKVELARIVHETVRVKVDPDSLFDVQVKRIHSYKRQLLNVLHVVDEYLALVEDGRRPAVPRTHIFAGKAAPGYWKAKQIIKLIHEVGRTVQNDSRAQEWIKVVFLPDYRVSLAEKIFPAVDLGEQISTAGMEASGTSNMKITLNGGITMGTLDGANIEIREEVGEENIFIFGHQAQELLEMRTRHSYRPRDYYDGNPRIKRIVDAFGDNLFCPRDPGLFQWIFDDLLNANDEYFHLADLPSYLDAQEKASAAYCEHDRWTSMSILNVARVGKFSSDRVVTEYAREIWDLKPV; encoded by the coding sequence ATGGAAAGAAAGCACGTTCTGCCGAAACTGGAACGCTCACTCGAGACTCTCTCCGCTGCTTCCGTCGAGGATTCCATCCGGCGCCATGTGAAGTATTCTCTGGCCAAACCCTGGCGCGACCTTTCATCAAATGATCTGCTGACGGCTGTATCGCTTTCCGTTCGTGATCTCCTGACGGAACGGATGCTGGAGACCGAAGAGTATGTCCGCGCCGAGGACTTCAAGACGCTCAGCTACATTTCCATCGAATTCCTCATCGGACGATTACTGACCAACAACCTGTACAACCTGCGCGCATTCGAACTTTACCGGCAGGCGTGCACAAATCTGGGCATTGACCTCGACGCAGTGGAAGAAGCCGAAGGCGACGCCGCGCTGGGGAATGGCGGATTGGGACGTCTGGCGGCCTGCTTCCTTGATTCCCTTGCCACCCTGGAGATGCCTGCATATGGTTACGGGATCAATTACGAATATGGGCTCTTCAAGCAGGAAATAGACGACGGGTACCAGCAGGAGAAGCCTGAAAACTGGCTGGCAGAGAGGAGCCCCTGGGAGATCGGGCGGCCTGAGGAAGCATGCCTCGTTCCCGTGTATGGCCACATCGAGCACGCTCTTGATCGTGACGGCGGATATAACCCCATGTGGATGGGCTGGAAGGTCCTGATTGGCGTTCCCTACGACATATTGATTTCAGGATACGGGGGAAGGGTCGTGAACATCCTGCGGCTCTATTCAGCCCGTTCTTCCACGGTTCTGGACATGCGGATTTTCAATGACGGCGATTACTTCAAAGCGGTGGAGCAGAAAATCGCTTCCGAGACGATCTCCAAGGTCCTCTACCCGTCCGATGCCGTGACCGCGGGCCGGGAGTTGCGGTTGGTGCAGGAGTATTTTCTGGCGGCGTGCGCGGTTCGGGACACGGTTCGGAGGTTCGAGCGGAACCACAATGATTTCCGCCGGTTTCCCGAAAAAATCGCTGTCCAATTGAATGACACGCACCCGGCCCTGGCCATTGCAGAGTTGATGCGGATCCTGGTGGACGAGAAGGCCCTGGAGTGGTGGGACGCATGGGAAATCACCCGGGCGACGTTTGCCTTCACCAACCACACGCTGGTGCCGGAGGGTTTGGAACGGTGGCCTGTGCCGCTGCTGCAACGTGTGATTCCGCGCCATTTGCAAATCCTTTACGAGATCAACGGACGTTTCCTGGAGCACGTCTCATCTGTTTACCCTCGGGACCCCGGGCTCTTGAAGAGGGTGTCGCTGATTGAGGAATCCAAGCCCCAACAGGTGCGCATGACCAACCTGGCTATGGTCGGGTCCCATTCGATCAACGGAGTTTCCGCAATCCATACGGGACTGATCAAGACGTTGCTGGTGCCCGAACTTTACAAGCTGTGGCCTGAGAGATTCAACAACAAGACCAATGGCATAACTCCGCGCCGATGGCTGCTGAAAGCCAATCCGGAGCTTGCCAGTCTGGTGACGGCCACCATTGGCGAGGGCTGGATCACTGATCTTACCCAGCTTCGGAAGCTTGAAGGCCGCGTCGAGGATGCCGGTTTTCGCGATGAATTCCGAAAGGCGAAAGCCGCGAACAAGGTTGAATTGGCGCGAATCGTCCATGAGACGGTGCGGGTCAAGGTGGACCCTGATTCCCTGTTTGACGTTCAGGTCAAGCGCATTCACTCCTATAAACGGCAGCTTCTGAACGTGCTGCACGTCGTCGATGAATATCTGGCGCTGGTCGAAGACGGGCGCCGTCCGGCTGTGCCAAGGACCCATATCTTTGCCGGCAAGGCCGCGCCCGGTTACTGGAAGGCCAAGCAGATCATCAAGCTGATTCATGAGGTCGGTCGGACGGTCCAAAATGACTCACGCGCTCAGGAATGGATCAAGGTGGTGTTCCTGCCCGATTATCGCGTCTCGCTGGCAGAGAAGATTTTCCCGGCGGTCGACCTTGGCGAGCAGATTTCAACGGCCGGCATGGAGGCATCCGGCACCAGCAATATGAAGATAACGCTGAACGGCGGCATCACAATGGGCACGCTGGATGGAGCAAACATCGAGATTCGAGAGGAAGTCGGCGAAGAGAATATTTTCATCTTCGGCCATCAGGCCCAGGAGCTGCTGGAAATGCGCACCAGGCATTCCTATCGACCCCGGGATTATTACGATGGGAATCCCCGGATCAAGCGTATCGTTGATGCCTTCGGCGACAACCTGTTTTGCCCGCGCGACCCGGGGCTGTTTCAGTGGATTTTCGACGACCTTCTGAATGCGAATGACGAATATTTTCATCTGGCGGACCTGCCCTCGTATCTGGACGCCCAGGAAAAGGCAAGCGCCGCCTATTGCGAGCATGACCGCTGGACATCCATGTCAATCCTGAATGTGGCAAGGGTCGGAAAATTTTCCAGCGATCGGGTGGTGACGGAATACGCGCGTGAAATCTGGGACCTGAAGCCTGTGTGA
- a CDS encoding STAS domain-containing protein, whose translation MKVAVDQIGEVGVAEVPVDELDASNAPEFKRDITPVVESNNKLVLDMSRLHFVDSSGLGVILSCLRQLSAKGGDLKLCCMSKQVRAAFELVRMHRIFDIYPTRDEAIRAFEP comes from the coding sequence ATGAAAGTAGCTGTTGATCAGATTGGAGAAGTAGGAGTTGCGGAAGTGCCAGTCGATGAGCTCGACGCCAGCAACGCGCCGGAGTTCAAGCGGGACATCACGCCTGTTGTGGAATCGAATAACAAGCTCGTGCTCGACATGAGTCGGCTCCATTTTGTGGATAGTTCAGGGCTGGGAGTGATTCTTTCCTGCCTGCGGCAGTTAAGCGCCAAGGGAGGAGACCTGAAGCTTTGCTGCATGTCGAAGCAGGTGAGGGCGGCCTTCGAACTCGTGCGCATGCATCGGATCTTTGACATCTATCCTACCAGGGACGAAGCGATCCGGGCCTTTGAGCCATAG